A stretch of the Lolium perenne isolate Kyuss_39 chromosome 3, Kyuss_2.0, whole genome shotgun sequence genome encodes the following:
- the LOC127318330 gene encoding uncharacterized protein produces the protein MANHRARPLSLSSTVRSGSLFPSPGRGGPGRTTPPVFRVALPSCRPATPNRRAPPALLLPALWLAAHLRPRPRAVRMRPCRPSDRALLLLSPPEACSPDHARPRRRRPGLLRLLAPPPDAGAPGSRDASAVPWRGGALEKVVLQPIREISGAVQLPGSKSLSNRILLLSALFEGTTVVDNLLNSEDVHYMLKALDALGLSVEADKVAKRAVVVGCGGRFPIEKDAKEEVKLFLGNAGTAMRPLTAAVVAAGGNATLVAAPKTAGSRVGGCW, from the exons ATGGCCAACCATCGAGCTCGCCCTTTATCCCTGTCTTCAACCGTACGCAGCGGCTCCCTCTTCCCCAGTCCTGGCCGAGGCGGTCCAGGACGGACGACGCCGCCCGTGTTTCGCGTCGCGCTGCCGTCGTGCCGCCCGGCCACACCAAATCGTCGAGCGCCGCCAGCTCTGCTGCTGCCCGCCCTCTGGCTCGCCGCCCATCTCCGACCGCGGCCCCGCGCTGTCCGGATGCGGCCGTGCCGCCCATCCGACCGCGCGCTGCTGCTCCTCTCCCCGCCGGAGGCCTGCTCGCCCGACCACGctcgaccgcgccgccgccgccccggcctcctccgccTTCTCGCGCCGCCTCCGGATGCCGGCGCGCCCGGCTCGCGGGATGCGTCTGCGGTGCCGTGGCGGGGCGGTGCTCTGGAGAAGGTCGTGCTGCAGCCCATCCGGGAGATCTCCGGCGCCGTGCAGCTGCCCGGCTCCAAGTCGCTCTCCAACCGGATCCTTCTCCTCTCCGCCTTGTTCGAG GGAACAACGGTTGTGGATAACCTGTTGAACAGCGAGGATGTCCACTACATGCTCAAGGCCCTGGACGCGCTTGGGCTCTCAGTGGAAGCAGATAAAGTTGCAAAAAGAGCTGTAGTCGTCGGCTGCGGCGGCAGGTTCCCGATTGAAAAGGATGCCAAGGAGGAAGTAAAGCTCTTCTTGGGCAACGCTGGAACTGCAATGCGGCCATTGACGGCAGCTGTAGTAGCTGCTGGTGGAAATGCGACGTTGGTAGCAGCACCGAAGACCGCTGGTAGCAGGGTCGGCGGCTGTTGGTAG